The following coding sequences lie in one Planktothrix sp. FACHB-1365 genomic window:
- a CDS encoding acyl carrier protein: MTQSIVPIFGEQNFYPRPIQEKISMAIQNQEIAVETHKNQSAIQGWLVSYIAQLLEIDPKEVDVKASFDRYGLDSSATIGLTSDLENWLGGSIDPTITYDYPSIESLSKHLAGS; this comes from the coding sequence ATGACCCAATCCATTGTTCCCATTTTTGGTGAGCAAAATTTTTATCCCAGACCCATTCAGGAGAAAATTAGCATGGCAATTCAAAATCAAGAAATCGCTGTTGAAACCCACAAGAACCAATCCGCTATTCAAGGCTGGTTGGTTTCTTATATAGCCCAACTTCTGGAAATTGATCCCAAAGAAGTTGATGTTAAAGCTTCTTTTGACCGCTATGGCTTGGATTCCTCAGCGACTATTGGATTAACTAGCGATTTAGAGAACTGGTTGGGAGGTTCTATTGATCCAACGATAACCTATGATTATCCCTCAATTGAGTCTTTATCAAAACATCTAGCTGGATCATAA
- a CDS encoding DUF302 domain-containing protein translates to METINFTVNHIKVSSEKSFAQVTTAIESMVGKANNLIFQKLIDANASFTEVENAVKSMVGKNDLMIFTHLESGKVLSLCGKFKQAKLYIMGNPLIANQMFEEDPAVGLYVPLRLFVYDEYNGKTYITYDQPSSLLGRFENPKILRVAEMLDQKLQELVTMAVQ, encoded by the coding sequence ATGGAAACTATTAATTTCACCGTAAACCACATAAAAGTGTCTTCAGAAAAATCCTTTGCCCAAGTGACAACGGCTATAGAGTCAATGGTTGGTAAAGCTAATAATCTGATTTTTCAAAAGCTGATCGATGCAAATGCCTCTTTTACAGAAGTAGAAAATGCAGTTAAATCAATGGTGGGTAAAAATGATTTAATGATTTTTACACACCTTGAATCTGGTAAAGTGCTTTCCTTATGTGGCAAATTTAAACAAGCTAAACTTTATATAATGGGTAATCCCCTGATTGCGAATCAAATGTTTGAAGAAGACCCGGCAGTCGGTCTTTACGTTCCCCTGCGATTGTTTGTGTATGATGAATATAATGGCAAAACTTATATTACCTATGATCAACCTTCATCTCTATTAGGTAGATTTGAGAATCCGAAAATTTTGAGAGTTGCAGAAATGCTCGATCAAAAGCTCCAAGAATTAGTTACAATGGCTGTCCAATAG
- a CDS encoding SLC13 family permease: protein MTNIILTLSIVVLALIAFIFEWLPVDLTALTVTVVLMILKLVTPDEGISGFGNSATITVMAMFILSAGITKTGVVQTVRDWLVKWGGKTAGQQILVMGLIVGPITAFINNTAVVAIFLPIIEDWCRKQRISPSKLLIPLSYATVLGGMITVIGTSTNVLASGISKQMGYGEFQLFQFTPLGIITFIIGIIYLAVIAPRLLPDRKPANFEILEQEYGLKDYVSELVVTPRSSLVGQTVNQSEIQRKFDLDVLELIQNKMRFPQPLGDKVLSAGDILIVRSSREDLLKIRDERGLELLPDVKFKEESLETVLSSGEEKIAEVLILSNSRLIGTTLKDLRFRQRYNATVLAIRRGSELVQGRLGKVPLRFGDLLLLQGPKQSFIGLQTTRELLVLEERDVENLRQDKAWVALAIILGVIVVAAFDLMPILVSALAGVILMVVTGCIKPGEIYGAVRWDVIFLLAGLIPLGIAMDKSGATQWLADTLVSFGGNLSGYWILLLFYIATSLLTEILSNNATVVLMIPIAVKVAVTLGLNPFAFMYAVTFAASNSYMTPIGYQTNTMVYSPGGYKFFDFTRVGAPLNLILTIVTPLLIVWLYGLSPIK, encoded by the coding sequence ATGACTAATATTATTCTAACTCTTAGTATTGTTGTTCTGGCTTTAATTGCCTTTATTTTTGAGTGGCTTCCCGTTGATTTAACCGCCCTCACCGTTACCGTTGTGTTAATGATTTTGAAGTTAGTCACACCGGATGAAGGCATATCGGGGTTTGGTAACTCTGCCACAATTACGGTGATGGCGATGTTTATTTTAAGTGCGGGAATTACTAAAACCGGAGTTGTACAAACCGTTCGAGATTGGTTAGTGAAATGGGGCGGAAAAACGGCAGGTCAACAAATTTTAGTCATGGGATTAATTGTAGGCCCCATTACTGCATTTATTAATAACACCGCAGTTGTGGCAATTTTCTTACCCATTATTGAAGATTGGTGTCGCAAACAAAGAATTTCTCCCTCTAAATTATTAATTCCCTTATCGTATGCAACGGTTTTAGGGGGGATGATTACTGTCATTGGAACTTCAACAAACGTTTTAGCCAGTGGAATTTCTAAACAAATGGGATATGGGGAATTTCAGTTATTTCAATTTACCCCATTAGGGATTATCACTTTTATTATCGGTATCATCTATTTAGCGGTTATTGCGCCTCGACTCTTACCTGACCGCAAACCCGCAAATTTTGAAATTCTTGAACAAGAATATGGGTTAAAAGATTATGTGAGTGAACTGGTTGTTACTCCTCGTTCTAGCTTAGTCGGACAAACCGTTAATCAAAGCGAAATACAACGCAAATTTGATTTAGATGTACTTGAATTAATTCAAAATAAGATGCGCTTTCCCCAACCTTTGGGGGATAAAGTATTAAGTGCAGGAGATATTTTAATTGTTCGCAGCAGTCGAGAAGATTTACTCAAAATTCGAGATGAGAGAGGTTTAGAACTGCTTCCCGATGTTAAGTTTAAAGAAGAATCCTTAGAAACAGTTTTGAGTTCAGGAGAAGAAAAAATAGCCGAAGTTTTAATTTTATCGAATTCTCGATTAATTGGAACAACTTTAAAAGATTTAAGATTTCGTCAACGCTATAACGCAACGGTTTTAGCTATTCGTCGAGGTTCAGAATTAGTCCAAGGACGATTAGGGAAAGTTCCTTTAAGATTTGGGGATTTGTTATTACTTCAAGGCCCTAAACAAAGCTTTATTGGGTTACAAACTACACGAGAACTGTTAGTTTTAGAAGAGCGAGATGTCGAAAATCTCAGACAAGATAAAGCTTGGGTCGCACTGGCTATTATTTTAGGCGTTATTGTTGTCGCCGCTTTTGATTTAATGCCTATTTTAGTTAGTGCTTTAGCGGGTGTGATTTTAATGGTTGTGACAGGATGTATCAAACCCGGAGAAATTTATGGCGCTGTCCGTTGGGATGTAATCTTTTTATTAGCAGGATTAATTCCATTAGGAATTGCAATGGATAAATCGGGCGCCACTCAATGGTTAGCTGATACGTTAGTTAGTTTTGGGGGTAATTTATCCGGTTATTGGATTTTATTATTGTTCTATATTGCCACATCGCTTCTAACAGAAATTCTATCAAATAATGCAACCGTTGTCTTAATGATTCCAATTGCAGTAAAAGTTGCTGTAACATTAGGCTTAAATCCCTTTGCCTTTATGTATGCTGTCACCTTTGCTGCTTCTAATAGTTATATGACCCCCATTGGCTATCAAACCAATACAATGGTTTACAGTCCAGGGGGATATAAATTTTTCGACTTTACCCGGGTTGGTGCTCCTTTGAATTTAATCCTAACGATTGTTACCCCATTATTAATCGTTTGGTTATATGGATTATCCCCCATCAAATAG
- a CDS encoding NupC/NupG family nucleoside CNT transporter, protein MSYLNLISFLGIFGLCFIAWLFSENKRVIPWRTMGLGIGLQLVLAFFVFLFPPTRTALEWFSSLLDSLFTAADTGARFVFGKNIVPLPGQTPDVNLGYIFAFRALPTVIFFSGLMALLYNLGVIQVVTNVFAKLFYKTMRLSGAEALSGAANIFVGIEAAIVVKPYLEKMTRSELCAILSCCFGTAASSTLAIYVSFLRPVFPNILGHLVSASIMAIPACFVISKILVPETDKPLTLGKLPEEKKEENLITHEDGEPHLETVGGELMERVSPLDSAIIGALDGVKMSVAIAAVLILILGLVSLVNQFSGWLGLLPSPVGDVFQVLTLANILGFIFYPLTILTGVPFEDSWTASVIIGRRLLETAIPPYQALAEAAKEGLITPRTVLIVSYALSGFAHVASVGIFVGGMVGLVPSRRKDISELGWKALFAGTLATMMIACLAGFYDNGNPSIMGEPATTPAVSTPAAPNTTVSPTPTPAPTVSPTPKASPSPKATTAPSEKPKS, encoded by the coding sequence ATGAGTTACCTAAATTTAATTTCTTTTTTGGGAATCTTTGGCTTATGCTTTATAGCTTGGTTATTCTCAGAAAATAAACGAGTCATCCCTTGGCGAACAATGGGTTTAGGGATTGGTTTACAATTGGTTTTAGCCTTTTTCGTATTTCTTTTCCCACCCACCAGAACGGCTTTAGAATGGTTTAGTAGCCTTCTCGATAGCTTATTTACAGCCGCAGATACAGGGGCTCGATTTGTTTTTGGAAAAAATATTGTTCCCCTTCCTGGGCAAACTCCTGATGTTAATTTAGGTTATATTTTTGCATTTAGAGCCTTACCAACCGTTATTTTCTTCTCCGGCTTAATGGCACTGTTATATAACTTAGGTGTGATTCAAGTTGTTACGAATGTTTTTGCTAAGTTATTCTATAAAACGATGCGCTTAAGTGGGGCAGAAGCCTTAAGCGGGGCGGCTAATATTTTTGTGGGAATTGAAGCCGCCATTGTGGTTAAACCCTACTTAGAAAAGATGACCCGTTCTGAACTGTGTGCGATTCTCAGTTGTTGTTTTGGAACGGCGGCTTCTTCAACCTTAGCCATTTATGTGAGTTTCTTAAGACCTGTTTTTCCGAATATTTTAGGGCATTTAGTCTCTGCTTCTATTATGGCAATTCCAGCCTGTTTTGTGATTTCTAAAATCTTAGTTCCTGAAACCGATAAACCCCTAACATTAGGAAAATTACCCGAAGAAAAGAAAGAAGAAAACTTAATTACCCATGAAGACGGAGAACCCCATTTAGAAACCGTTGGCGGTGAATTGATGGAGCGAGTTAGCCCCCTAGACTCTGCGATTATTGGGGCATTAGATGGGGTGAAAATGTCCGTTGCTATTGCTGCGGTTTTGATCTTAATTTTAGGATTAGTTTCTTTAGTCAATCAATTTTCAGGGTGGTTAGGTTTATTACCGAGTCCAGTGGGAGACGTTTTTCAAGTTCTAACCTTAGCGAATATTTTGGGATTTATATTTTATCCCTTAACCATTTTAACCGGAGTTCCCTTTGAAGATTCTTGGACAGCTTCGGTAATTATTGGTCGTCGGTTATTAGAAACAGCAATTCCTCCCTATCAAGCCTTAGCAGAAGCCGCCAAAGAAGGATTAATTACACCTCGAACGGTGTTAATTGTTAGTTATGCTTTATCCGGTTTTGCCCATGTCGCTTCAGTGGGAATTTTTGTTGGCGGAATGGTGGGTTTAGTTCCTTCTCGGCGAAAAGATATTTCCGAATTAGGCTGGAAAGCTTTATTTGCTGGAACCTTAGCCACCATGATGATTGCTTGTTTAGCGGGATTCTATGATAATGGAAATCCAAGTATTATGGGTGAACCTGCGACAACCCCAGCCGTTAGCACCCCTGCGGCTCCTAACACAACGGTTTCACCCACTCCAACCCCTGCACCGACGGTGAGTCCAACTCCTAAAGCTTCTCCTTCCCCTAAAGCGACAACAGCACCCTCTGAAAAGCCTAAATCTTAG
- a CDS encoding cation-translocating P-type ATPase: MVSPESSSMSSDSTLKPITTWHSFAAEKALKVLDTDSETGLTPHQVTQRQQQYGLNELEEGAGRSPLEILWDQFTNIMLVMLIAVAIVSAFIDLRKGAFPKDAVAIFAIVILNGMLGYFQESRAEQALAALKRMSSPKVRVMRDGKLLEVSAKELVPGDIMFLEAGVQIPADGRLIEAQNLQVREAALTGEAEGVIKRPNVELPEDAPLGDRLNMVFMGTEVVQGRGQVIVTNTGMTTELGRIAEMIQGVESEPTPLQQRMSQLGNVLVSGSLALVALVVIGGVIRTGSFSRLEDLLEVSLSMAVAVVPEGLPAVVTVTLAIGTQRMVRRHALIRKLPAVETLGSVTTICSDKTGTLTQNKMVVQSVYTLNEVFQVTGEGYDPVGELRLITSDENSTLSPAAEVLQPILTACVLCNDAQLQQDKNQWIILGDPTEGALLSLAGKVGLFRETHNQQNPRLAEIPFSSERKRMSVICQSDDKFSMFTKGSPELILAQCDSVLVGNQTVSLTEADRQRILNQNNEMAGKGLRVLGFATRSLTTLPEEGTEEAAEQELVWLGLVGMLDAPRPEVREAVKRCREAGIRPVMITGDHQLTAKVIAQDLGIATPDDLSLTGQELQKLSQTELEQEVEQVSVYARVSPEHKLRIVQALQKNGEFVAMTGDGVNDAPALKQADIGIAMGITGTDVSKEASDMILLDDNFATIVAATEEGRVVYSNIRRFVKYILGSNIGEVLVIASSPILGLGGVPLSPLQILWMNLVTDGLPALALAMEPAEPAVMQRPPNNPRESIFARGLGLYMVRIGIIFAILTIVLMVWAYDHTKIAGNPERWKTMVFTTLCLAQMGHALAVRSDNQLTIQMNPATNLYLWAAVLLTTVLQLLLIYVPPLQSFFGTHALTSTELLICLGFSALMFVWIEMEKLVQRWFFQRRQNPTL; encoded by the coding sequence ATGGTATCTCCCGAATCCTCATCAATGTCTTCTGATTCGACCTTAAAACCTATTACCACTTGGCACAGCTTCGCTGCTGAGAAAGCCCTCAAGGTACTCGATACAGATAGCGAAACCGGGTTAACCCCACACCAGGTGACTCAACGACAACAACAGTATGGTCTGAATGAATTAGAAGAAGGCGCGGGTCGCAGTCCCTTGGAGATTTTATGGGATCAGTTCACGAATATTATGCTCGTGATGTTGATTGCTGTTGCCATTGTATCTGCCTTTATCGATTTACGAAAGGGAGCCTTTCCCAAGGATGCCGTTGCCATTTTTGCGATTGTGATTTTGAATGGGATGTTAGGCTATTTTCAAGAAAGCCGTGCAGAACAAGCCTTAGCAGCCCTCAAACGGATGTCTTCACCGAAAGTTAGGGTGATGCGGGACGGTAAGCTGTTGGAAGTTTCAGCAAAAGAATTGGTTCCAGGGGATATCATGTTTCTCGAAGCGGGGGTGCAAATTCCAGCCGATGGTCGCTTAATTGAAGCTCAGAATTTGCAAGTGCGAGAAGCAGCCTTAACGGGAGAAGCAGAGGGCGTGATTAAAAGGCCCAATGTGGAATTACCCGAAGATGCCCCATTAGGCGATCGCCTTAATATGGTATTTATGGGGACAGAAGTTGTCCAGGGACGGGGACAAGTAATTGTCACCAATACGGGAATGACAACGGAACTGGGACGTATTGCGGAAATGATTCAAGGCGTTGAAAGTGAACCGACGCCTCTCCAGCAACGAATGTCTCAGTTAGGGAATGTGTTGGTCAGTGGGTCTTTAGCCTTAGTCGCCTTAGTGGTCATTGGCGGTGTGATTAGAACCGGAAGTTTTAGCCGTTTAGAAGATTTATTAGAAGTGTCTCTGAGTATGGCGGTGGCGGTGGTTCCCGAAGGTTTACCTGCTGTGGTAACGGTAACTTTAGCCATTGGCACCCAACGCATGGTACGGCGTCATGCGTTAATTCGTAAATTGCCTGCGGTAGAAACCTTGGGTTCTGTCACCACCATTTGTTCAGATAAAACCGGAACTCTCACCCAAAATAAAATGGTGGTGCAATCGGTTTATACCTTAAATGAAGTGTTTCAAGTCACCGGAGAAGGATATGATCCCGTTGGGGAATTACGATTGATTACCTCTGACGAAAATAGCACCCTCTCTCCTGCTGCTGAAGTTTTACAACCCATTTTAACAGCCTGTGTTTTATGTAATGATGCTCAATTACAACAAGATAAAAATCAATGGATTATTTTAGGAGATCCCACAGAAGGAGCGTTATTATCGTTAGCGGGAAAAGTCGGTTTATTTAGAGAAACTCATAATCAACAAAATCCCCGTCTTGCTGAAATTCCTTTCTCTTCAGAACGCAAGCGCATGAGTGTGATTTGTCAATCTGATGATAAATTTTCGATGTTTACGAAAGGATCACCGGAGTTGATTTTAGCTCAATGTGATTCTGTTTTGGTTGGAAATCAAACGGTTTCTTTAACTGAAGCTGACCGTCAACGAATTCTCAACCAAAATAATGAAATGGCTGGGAAAGGATTACGAGTTTTAGGATTTGCCACTCGCTCTTTAACAACATTACCCGAAGAAGGCACTGAAGAAGCCGCCGAACAGGAATTAGTTTGGTTAGGATTAGTGGGAATGTTAGATGCGCCGCGTCCTGAAGTTCGAGAAGCGGTTAAACGGTGTCGAGAAGCCGGAATTCGTCCAGTAATGATTACCGGAGATCATCAATTAACCGCGAAAGTCATTGCTCAAGATTTAGGCATCGCTACCCCTGATGATTTAAGCTTAACAGGTCAAGAATTACAGAAACTTTCTCAAACCGAATTAGAACAAGAAGTTGAACAAGTCAGTGTTTATGCGAGGGTTTCTCCTGAACATAAACTTCGTATTGTTCAAGCCTTACAAAAGAATGGTGAATTTGTCGCCATGACCGGGGATGGAGTTAATGATGCTCCCGCCTTAAAACAAGCGGATATTGGTATTGCGATGGGAATTACTGGAACTGATGTTAGTAAAGAAGCCAGTGATATGATTTTGTTGGATGATAACTTTGCTACTATTGTTGCCGCCACAGAAGAAGGGCGAGTAGTTTATAGTAATATTCGCCGTTTTGTTAAATATATTCTCGGTAGTAATATTGGGGAAGTGTTAGTAATTGCATCTTCTCCAATTTTAGGGTTAGGGGGCGTTCCCTTATCCCCATTACAAATTTTATGGATGAACCTTGTAACCGATGGTTTACCGGCTTTAGCCTTAGCGATGGAACCCGCCGAACCTGCGGTGATGCAACGTCCTCCTAATAATCCCCGTGAAAGTATTTTTGCGCGAGGATTAGGCTTATATATGGTGAGAATTGGGATTATTTTTGCCATTTTAACGATTGTTTTAATGGTTTGGGCTTACGATCATACTAAAATCGCGGGTAATCCTGAACGCTGGAAAACAATGGTGTTTACAACCTTATGTTTAGCCCAAATGGGTCATGCGTTAGCGGTGCGTTCTGATAACCAACTGACGATACAAATGAATCCTGCAACAAATCTTTATCTTTGGGCTGCGGTTTTATTAACTACAGTTCTTCAATTACTATTAATTTATGTTCCACCCTTACAAAGTTTCTTTGGAACTCACGCTTTAACATCTACAGAATTGTTAATCTGTTTAGGTTTTAGTGCCTTAATGTTTGTCTGGATTGAAATGGAAAAACTGGTTCAAAGATGGTTTTTCCAACGTCGTCAAAATCCGACTTTGTAA
- a CDS encoding LptA/OstA family protein yields MQIAKLLNSISLRVGLTLLLPIAFVSSFVTDSLVSSTPSYAQNAPAAKNAVGRAMTVRSDIQEADAQTGIVTARGNVQINYPARSIQATAAQAQYFSRERRIVLSGNVFVLQEGNTIRGETVTYLIDEGRFIALPQGGGQVESMYLVPDESASPKNATVEPFNPKPAFKTPLSSPSAPRNP; encoded by the coding sequence ATGCAAATTGCCAAACTGTTAAATTCAATCTCTCTGCGAGTCGGGTTGACCCTGCTGCTACCCATTGCTTTCGTGAGTAGTTTTGTCACCGATAGCCTAGTGAGTTCCACTCCTAGCTATGCCCAAAATGCACCTGCGGCTAAAAACGCTGTGGGACGGGCCATGACCGTTCGGTCTGATATTCAAGAAGCCGATGCTCAGACGGGAATTGTTACCGCACGGGGTAACGTCCAGATTAACTATCCCGCCCGCAGTATTCAAGCGACAGCGGCCCAAGCTCAATATTTTAGTCGAGAACGTCGAATTGTCCTGAGTGGCAATGTGTTTGTTTTGCAAGAAGGCAACACCATTCGAGGGGAAACCGTCACCTATTTGATTGATGAAGGACGATTTATTGCTTTACCTCAAGGAGGCGGACAAGTAGAATCGATGTATTTAGTCCCCGATGAAAGTGCTAGTCCTAAAAACGCAACGGTAGAACCTTTTAATCCTAAACCTGCGTTTAAAACTCCCTTAAGTTCACCTTCAGCACCTCGTAACCCTTAA
- the lptB gene encoding LPS export ABC transporter ATP-binding protein — MKIVLENIHKSYRKRTVVSRVNLSVSQGEIVGLLGPNGAGKTTTFYIATGLEKPTQGNVYLNELDITHLPIHQRAQLGIGYLAQQASIFRHLSVRDNILLVLQQTRVPRHLWQKRLHTLLREFRLEKVASTLGYQVSGGERRRTELARALAAGLELPQFLLLDEPFAGVDPIAVSEIQEIVAQLRTRNLGILITDHNVRETLAITDRAYIMRDGQIFASGTAEELYNNPLVRQYYLGDSFQL; from the coding sequence ATGAAAATCGTGCTGGAGAATATTCACAAATCCTACCGTAAACGCACCGTTGTCAGTCGAGTTAATCTCTCCGTTTCTCAAGGGGAAATTGTGGGATTATTAGGGCCCAATGGTGCAGGGAAAACCACGACATTTTATATTGCAACGGGGTTAGAAAAACCAACCCAAGGAAATGTTTATCTCAATGAACTTGATATTACCCATTTACCCATTCATCAACGCGCCCAGTTAGGCATTGGTTATTTGGCTCAACAAGCGAGTATTTTTCGCCATCTCAGTGTCAGGGATAATATTTTATTGGTTTTACAGCAAACCCGTGTTCCGCGTCATTTATGGCAAAAACGTCTCCATACTCTGTTGCGGGAGTTTCGCTTAGAAAAAGTTGCCTCGACTTTAGGCTATCAAGTTTCTGGAGGAGAACGACGACGGACAGAACTAGCCCGTGCTTTAGCGGCGGGGTTGGAATTGCCTCAGTTTTTACTCTTAGATGAACCTTTTGCTGGAGTTGACCCCATTGCCGTTTCTGAAATTCAAGAAATCGTGGCTCAATTACGCACTCGTAATCTGGGAATCTTAATTACAGATCATAACGTCCGAGAAACCTTAGCGATTACAGACCGAGCCTATATTATGCGGGATGGACAAATTTTTGCATCGGGAACCGCAGAAGAACTCTACAATAACCCCCTAGTGCGGCAGTATTATCTGGGTGACAGTTTTCAATTATGA